From a single Lolium rigidum isolate FL_2022 chromosome 7, APGP_CSIRO_Lrig_0.1, whole genome shotgun sequence genomic region:
- the LOC124670901 gene encoding uncharacterized protein At4g06744-like encodes MAVRVPNHALVLALVVVLATAHGVASATESSSRTRSAEGTSGGNAPSTTVSLVGCRCAPSRSSTGSLKGCPCSPPPPPACPPPPPPPPPPPPPACPPPPPPPPPACPPPPPPACPPPAPSPEPWDDFENEKLKALYPVIHAFKRTITSDPLGVTATWVGKDICASHRNGTAYKGFYCDFPPDANTTLTVASIDFNGFHLCAPTLAGFIDAFPDLALFHANSNNFSGDLPDLTHLRYFYELDLSNNAFSGAFPAAVPPLGGLLFLDLRFNGFAGEVPPPVFGISVEALFLNNNGFSGRIPDTFGSTTAQYLVVANNRFTGPIPKSIFNVSGTLSEVLFLNNDLSGCLPYEIGLVEGLTVFDAGGNRIRGPIPLSFGCLADVDALNLASNQLYGHVPDVLCLLYKTGKLTNLSLSDNYFHSVGYHCLELVRARVLDVRRNCIPGFPGQRPPFECALFYADPRNHCPFIPHIPCDLPGFKPPAIAALPAGKGVVHGYGEGSGGGN; translated from the coding sequence ATGGCGGTTCGAGTGCCAAACCATGCACTCGTTCTTGCATTGGTGGTTGTGCTTGCCACGGCGCACGGCGTAGCGAGTGCAACCGAGAGCTCCAGCCGCACTCGATCTGCTGAAGGGACGAGCGGCGGCAATGCGCCATCGACGACGGTGTCGCTGGTAGGGTGCAGgtgcgcgccgtcgcggtcgtcgACGGGGTCGCTGAAAGGCTGCCCatgctcgccgccgcctccgccggcgtgcccgcctcctccaccaccacctcctccccctcctccgcctGCGTGCCCACCACCTCCCCCACCGCCTCCACCAGCGtgcccaccgccgcctccgccggcgtgcccgccgccagcgccgtcgccgGAGCCGTGGGACGACTTCGAGAACGAGAAGCTGAAGGCCCTCTACCCGGTGATCCACGCGTTCAAGCGTACCATCACGTCGGACCCGCTGGGCGTGACGGCGACGTGGGTGGGCAAGGACATCTGCGCCAGCCACAGGAACGGCACCGCCTACAAGGGCTTCTACTGCGACTTCCCGCCCGACGCCAACACCACGCTCACCGTCGCCTCCATCGACTTCAACGGCTTTCACCTCTGCGCGCCCACTCTGGCGGGCTTCATCGACGCGTTCCCGGACCTGGCCCTCTTCCACGCCAACTCCAATAACTTCTCCGGCGACCTCCCTGACCTCACCCACCTCCGCTACTTCTACGAGCTCGACCTCTCCAACAACGCCTTCTCCGGCGCCTTCCCGGCCGCCGTGCCGCCCCTCGGCGGCCTCCTCTTCCTCGACCTCCGCTTCAACGGCTTCGCGGGCGAGGTGCCGCCCCCGGTCTTCGGCATCTCCGTCGAGGCCCTCTTCCTCAACAACAACGGCTTCTCCGGCCGCATCCCGGACACCTTCGGCAGCACCACGGCGCAGTACCTCGTGGTGGCCAACAACCGGTTCACCGGCCCGATCCCTAAGTCCATCTTCAACGTCTCCGGCACGCTCTCCGAGGTGCTCTTCCTCAACAACGACCTCTCCGGGTGCCTGCCGTACGAGATCGGGCTGGTGGAGGGGCTCACGGTGTTCGACGCCGGGGGCAACCGGATCAGGGGCCCCATCCCGCTCTCTTTCGGCTGCCTCGCCGACGTCGACGCGCTCAACCTCGCCTCCAACCAGCTCTACGGCCACGTCCCCGACGTGCTCTGCTTGCTCTACAAGACCGGCAAGCTCACCAACCTCTCGCTGTCGGACAACTACTTCCACTCCGTCGGCTATCACTGTTTGGAGCTGGTGAGGGCTCGGGTGCTCGACGTGCGCCGGAACTGCATCCCCGGGTTCCCCGGGCAGCGGCCGCCATTCGAGTGTGCCCTGTTTTACGCCGACCCGAGAAACCACTGCCCCTTCATCCCGCACATCCCGTGCGACCTGCCGGGGTTCAAGCCGCCGGCCATTGCGGCGTTGCCGGCGGGGAAGGGCGTGGTGCATGGCTATGGAGAAGGGAGTGGCGGTGGGAACTGA